DNA from Amorphoplanes friuliensis DSM 7358:
TTCCTGTCCGTGCACTGCGCGGACAGGATCGTCGCCACCGCGAGCTGCAGCGGGGTCTTGAAGTCCAGCTCGCAGTGCGCGTCGGGGTGGGTCTCCGTCAGCACCTTGGCCATCTTGCGCGCCCGGCGCTTTCGTCCGATCGGGGTCTCGCCGGCGAAGCGTTTGGCCGACCGGGCGAGCAGGGCCGGGCCTGCGGGCGCGGCGGCGACGGGACGACTCACGCGAGCAAGAGTACGTCGAACCCCCGACGGCTTTCGGTCACGTACCCGTCACGCCGGTGGTGCGATGGATCCGTCCTCACCGATGGTCGCCGCGGTGTCACCGAAGTCGGCGGTCGAGAGCTCGCGGACGCGGGCCAGTCCACGCTCGTTCTTGCTGTCCCGGGTCGGTTTTCCGGTCGAGTTCAGGTAGGTCGAGAGGAACTTGCCGCCGGCGTACGAGCCGTCCTGGTGAAGCGAGACGTGGAGGATGCCGCCGTATTTCAGGACGCCGCCGCTGCTGAGGGTGTTGCCGCCGCCCGCGAAGTTCCCCAGGCTGTACGCGATGAGTTTGCCCTGGTAGAACTGCATGCCGCGCAGCACGTGGGGTCCGTGCCCGACGACCACGTCCGCTCCGGCGTCGATGACCGCCTTGGAGAACTTGATCGGGTCGCCCCTGTTCTCGCCGAAGAAGGTCTCGGTGCCGGGCTTCACGTGGCCCATGCCGGAGCCCTCGGCGCCCATGTGCACCTGCACCACGACCAGGTCCGCGCGGCCTGCTGCCTTCTTGATGACGGCACGCGCCGCACTCAGGTCGTTCAGGTTGTTCGCTCCCGCGTACGGGGAGAAGCCCACGACCGCGACCTTGACACCCTTGACCTCGACGACGGTGATCTGGTCCTGGGCCCCGGTGTGCTTCAGGCCGGCGCCTTCGAGGGCGTCGACGGTGTTCCGGTAGCCCTGGGAGCCGTAGTCCTTGGAGTGGTTGTTCGCCGTGTTGAGCAGCTCGAAGCCCGCGTCGGCGAGGTGCCCGGCGTACGAGGGCGGGGAGCGGAAGGCGAAGCAGTTGGCCCGGGGCGGGGTTCCGCACTTGGAGGTGCCGGTGTCGCCGGTGAGCGGCTGTTCGAGGTTGCCCATCACCAGGTCGGACTTCAGGCCCTCTTTGACGGAGTCGAAGAAGCCCTGGCCGTCGTTCGCCGGGAGTTTGCCGGGCGCGCTGCCCATGATGATGTCCCCGGTGGCCGAGAACGTGATCGTCTCGCCCACGGGGGCCGATTCGAGTTCGGGTGCGGTGGCCGGGGCGGCCTGCGGGAGCTTCCAGACGGGTGCGGGGGGAGTGTCGGATCCCCGATCCGCGAGCGCCACACCACCGAGCCCCGCGCCTGCGAGCACGGCGATCGCGATGGTGGCGGTGAGGACCGGGCGGCCGAACAGACCGCGATGACGCTGTGGGGGGTGGGCATTCATCGACGAGGACGATACCGTCGGCCGACAGGCGGTGGCGACCGTCGAACGGCCGGTCATTGCTCACCGAGAGCGACGATTCTTCCGACCTTCGCGGCACGAGCGGTTACGCTGCGAGATCTGGATCGAGGGGTGCCCGCCCGTTTACGGCCCGCGTGCGCCTAGACTGATCGTGCGCGGCGAAGCGCGTAGTCGGAGGTACAGCGATGGATGAGGTACTGGCTCGCAGCGGGATCTTCCAGGGCGTTGACCCGGAGGCTGCCGAGGCACTCGCCAAGGAGATGGAGACGATCGAGTTCCGCAAGGGGGACATCGTCTTCAATGAGGGCGAGGCGGGTGACAGCCTTTACATCGTTCTCTCCGGAAAGATCAAGCTTGGTCGCCGGGCAGCTGACGGTCGGCAGAACCTCGTCTCGATCATGGGTCCTTCGGACATGCTCGGTGAGCTGTCCCTGTTCGACCCCGGTCCGCGGACGGCCACGGCCACCGCGGTGACCGACACGCGCCTGGCGCGACTGAAGAAGTCGTCGCTGCGCCCGTGGTTGAACAACCGGCCGGAGATCGCCGAGCAGCTGTTGCGGGTCCTGGCCCGCAGGCTGCGCCGGACGAACGATGCCCTCGCGGACCTGATCTTCACGGACGTGCCCGGCCGGGTGGCCAAGAACCTGCTGCAGATGGCAGGCCGCTTCGGCACCCGGGACGGTGGCGTCCTGCGGGTCACGCACGACCTGACCCAGGAGGAGCTGGCGCAGCTCGTCGGCGCTTCCCGGGAGACGGTCAACAAGGCGCTCGCGGACTTCGCGTCCCGCGCCTGGCTGCGACTCGACGGCAAGAGCGTCATCATCCTCGACCCGGAGAGGCTGGCCCGCCGCGCGCGGGTCTGACCCAGCCGATCCGCCGTAACACGATAGGGGCCGTCCTCCGGGGCGGCCCCTACAACGCGTGCGCGCCCACCTGATCAGGGGACAAAGCCGCCGCCTCATGATCCGTGTCGCACCCGGTCAGCCGCTCGTTACGGAGGTGGTCGAGAGGCACTACACGGGTGAGAGGGCGCGGCTTTGAACATGGTGGCGGGCGTGGAGCGCAGCGGGGTGACGACGTGACCGTGCTCGACACCTCTATCGACCCGCGTACCCCGGCCTATCTGGAGAGCCGCAGCGCGATGCTGGAGCGGCTGGCCGAGC
Protein-coding regions in this window:
- a CDS encoding Crp/Fnr family transcriptional regulator; the protein is MDEVLARSGIFQGVDPEAAEALAKEMETIEFRKGDIVFNEGEAGDSLYIVLSGKIKLGRRAADGRQNLVSIMGPSDMLGELSLFDPGPRTATATAVTDTRLARLKKSSLRPWLNNRPEIAEQLLRVLARRLRRTNDALADLIFTDVPGRVAKNLLQMAGRFGTRDGGVLRVTHDLTQEELAQLVGASRETVNKALADFASRAWLRLDGKSVIILDPERLARRARV
- a CDS encoding CapA family protein, whose protein sequence is MNAHPPQRHRGLFGRPVLTATIAIAVLAGAGLGGVALADRGSDTPPAPVWKLPQAAPATAPELESAPVGETITFSATGDIIMGSAPGKLPANDGQGFFDSVKEGLKSDLVMGNLEQPLTGDTGTSKCGTPPRANCFAFRSPPSYAGHLADAGFELLNTANNHSKDYGSQGYRNTVDALEGAGLKHTGAQDQITVVEVKGVKVAVVGFSPYAGANNLNDLSAARAVIKKAAGRADLVVVQVHMGAEGSGMGHVKPGTETFFGENRGDPIKFSKAVIDAGADVVVGHGPHVLRGMQFYQGKLIAYSLGNFAGGGNTLSSGGVLKYGGILHVSLHQDGSYAGGKFLSTYLNSTGKPTRDSKNERGLARVRELSTADFGDTAATIGEDGSIAPPA